One Nocardioides dongkuii genomic window, CCACGAGATGATCCGAGAGCGCGGGGCGGAGTCCTGCTACATCGACTACCACCCGTCGTTCGGCGCCTCGCCGTTCGGGAAGGTGCTGTGCACGTCGGTGAACGACGCCGTGCTGCACGGGCTCCCCCACGACTACGTCCTGCGCGACGGCGACCTGCTCAGCGTGGACTTCGCCGCCGCCGTGGACGGGTGGGTCTCCGACTCCGCGCTCAGCCTCGTGGTCGGCACGCCGCGCGAGGAGGACCTGGCGCTCATCGAGACGACCGGCCGCGCACTCGAGGCCGGGATCGACGCGGCCCGGGTCGGCAACCGCCTCGGCGACATCTCCGCGGCGATCGCGGAGGTCGCCCGGGGGGCGGGCCTGCGGATCAACACGCAGTTCGGTGGCCACGGGGTCGGTCGCACGATGCACGGCGACCCGCACATCCCGAACGACGGCCGCGCCGGGCGTGGCTACAAGCTCCAGGCCGGGCTGGTCATCGCGATCGAGCCGTGGTTCCTGCACACCACCGACGAGATCTACACCGATGCGGACGGCTGGACGCTGCGCAGCGCCGACGGCTCCCGCGGCGCGCACATGGAGCACACTGTGGCGATCACCCCGGACGGTCCGCTGGTGCTGACCGCCCGGGGCGCTTCCTGAGCCTGGTCGACGGGCTCAGGCGTACCGGACCTGCAGGTCCTTGATGCCGTTGATCCAGGAGTGCCGCAGCCGCACCGGCGCCGCGAGCTTGCTGATGTCCGGCGCGTGGTCGGCCAGCGCGTCGAAGATCAGCCGGATCTCCTGGCGGGCGAGGTTGGCGCCCACGCAGTAGTGCGCCCCGTGGCCGCCGAACCCGAGCTGCGGGTTGGGGTCGCGGGTGATGTCGAAGCGGAACGGGTCCTCGAAGACGTCCTCGTCGAAGTTCGCGCTCGCGTAGAACATCGCGGCGCGCTGCCCCTTGCGGATGGTCACGCCGTCGATCTCGACGTCCTCGAGCGCGGTGCGCTGGAAGACCGTCACCGGCGTGCCCCACCGGACGACCTCGTCGATCATCGTCGCGGGCCGCTCGGCCTTCCACAGCTCCCACTGCTCGGGGTTGTCGAGGAAGGCGTCCATCCCGTGCGTGATCGCGTTGCGGGTGGTCTCGTTGCCGGCAACGGTCAGCAGGATGACGAAGTAGCCGAACTCGTCGTCGGTCAGGCCGCGCTCGCCCTTGTGGGCGTTGATCAGCTTGGTGATCAGGTCCTCGCGCGGGTTGACCTGCCGGTCCGCGGCCAGCCCCATCGCGTAGCCGAGGATCTCGGCGGCCGCCACGTCCGGGTCGCCGGCGTAGTCCGGGTCGTCGGCGGCGAGCATCTGGTTGGACCAGTCGAAGAGCTTGCGCCGGTCCTCCTGGGGCACGCCGATCAGGTCGGCGATCGCCTGCAGCGGGAGCTCGGCGGCCACCTCCTCGACGAAGTTCCCGGTGCCGCGCGCGACGGCGTCCTGGACGATCTTGGCGGCGCGCTCGCGCATCACGTCCTCGAGCTCGTTGATCGAGCGCGGGGTGAAGCCGCGGGAGATGATCTGGCGGGTCGCGGTGTGCTCCGGGGCGTCCTGGTTGAGCAGGATCACCCGCTGCATCTCGACCTGCTCGCGCGGCATCCCCTCGGAGAACCGGACGATCGCGCCGTTCTCGGCGTTCGACCAGGCCTTGCTGTTCTTGGAGATCGCCGAGACGTCGGCGTGCCGGGTCACGGCGAAGTAGCCGGTGCCGGACTCCTCCGACATCCCGTCGTAGGTGCCGGGGGCCTGCTCGATCCAGCAGATCGGCGCCTGCTGGCGCAGCAGGCGGAACTGGTCGTGCGGGAGCGCCGACTCGTTCAGGAACGGGTCGGTGAAGTCGAACCCCTCGGGGAGGACGTCGGTGGCGGTCACTGCTGGTTCCTTTCTGGGGTGCGGGTCACCGGTAGGCGACCCGGAGCTCCTTGACGCCGTTGAGCCAGCCGCTGCGCAGCCGGCTGGGCTCCCCGAGCGGCCGGATGTCGGGCGCGAGGTCGGCGATGGCGTCGAAGATCAGCCCCACCTCGAGCCGGGCGAGGTTGGCACCGATGCAGTAGTGCGCACCGTGCCCGCCGAAGGCCTGGTGCGGGTTGGGGTCGCGCAGGATGTCGAAGCGGAACGGGTCCTCGAAGACGTCCTCGTCGAAGTTGGCGCTGGCGTAGAGCAGGCCCACCCGGTCGCCCGCGGCGACGTCGACGCCGCCGACGTTCACGTCGTTGATCGCGGTGCGCTGGAAGACCGTCACGGGCGTCGCCCAGCGGATGATCTCGTCCACCGCGGTGGCCGGGCGCTGGTCGCGGTAGAGCTGCCACTGCGCGGGGTCGTGCATGAAGGCGTGCATGCCCCAGGTGATCGCGTTCCGGGTGGTCTCGTTGCCGGCCACCGCGAGCAGGATCAGGAAGAAGCCGAACTCGTCGTCGCTGAGGCCCTGGCCGTCGACGTCCGCGGTCACCAGGCGGGTGATGATGTCGTCGGCGGGGTTCTTGCGGCGCTCGTCGGCCAGCGCCATCGAGTAGGCGAGGATCTCCATGAAGGCGACCTGCTGGTCACCCTCCACCTCCGGGTCGTCGTACGCCATCATCTGGTTCGACCACTCGAAGAGCTTGCCGCGGTCCTCCTGCGGCACGCCGAGCAGGTCGGCGATCGCCTGCAGCGGCAGCTCGGCGGCGACCTGCTCGACGAAGTTGCCCTCGCCGCTGGCGAGCGCCTCCTCGACGATCGCGCGGGCCCGGACCTTCAGCCCGTCGTGCAGCGCACCGATGGCCCGCGGCGTGAACGCGCGGGAGACGATCTGGCGCAGCTTGGTGTGCTCGGGCGCGTCGTGGTTGATGAGCAGGAAGCCGGTCTGCTCGCGCTCCTCCTTGGTCATCTCCGGGGCGAACCGGATGATCACGCCGTTCTGGCGCGTGGAGAAGTTGGCGTTGTCCTTGGACACCGCGGCGACGTCGGCGTGCCGGCTGAGCGCCCAGTAGCCGGCGTGGTCCGGGAAGCCGCCGCGGGCCGAGGCGGGCTGCTCGACCCAGGACACCGGCGCGGTACGACGCAGCGCGAGCAGCTCGTCGTGCGGCATCCCCTCCCGCATCACGTCGGGGTCGGTCGGGTCGAACCCGATCGGCAGCTCAGGCGGAGCGGAGGCGGTCGTGGACACCAAGGACACCCTTCAGTTCTGGAACACGTTCTAGTGTGCTCGAGATTACATACTCTCGGTAGGTTCCGGAAGCGGTCGGCTCGGATCCGTCGCCGGATTTCGGCGCCCGCTTGTGACGAACGAGAACGTGTTCTACTTTTGCCTCATGGGTATCCCTGTCATCGTCGACGCCGTCCGCACCCCCCTCGGCAAGCGGAGGGGCCACCTCGCGGGCATCCACCCGGCCGTCCTGCTCGGGTTCGCCCAGTCGCAGGTGCTCGAGCGCGCCGGCCTCGACTCGGCGTACGTCGACCAGGCGGTCGGCGGCTGCGTCACGCAGGCCGGCGAGCAGTCCAACGACATGATCCGCCGGGCCTGGCTGCACGCCGGC contains:
- the map gene encoding type I methionyl aminopeptidase; the encoded protein is MIELRTPAQIEQMRPAGRFVADVITRLAEVADVGVNLLELDAVAHEMIRERGAESCYIDYHPSFGASPFGKVLCTSVNDAVLHGLPHDYVLRDGDLLSVDFAAAVDGWVSDSALSLVVGTPREEDLALIETTGRALEAGIDAARVGNRLGDISAAIAEVARGAGLRINTQFGGHGVGRTMHGDPHIPNDGRAGRGYKLQAGLVIAIEPWFLHTTDEIYTDADGWTLRSADGSRGAHMEHTVAITPDGPLVLTARGAS
- a CDS encoding cytochrome P450 — its product is MTATDVLPEGFDFTDPFLNESALPHDQFRLLRQQAPICWIEQAPGTYDGMSEESGTGYFAVTRHADVSAISKNSKAWSNAENGAIVRFSEGMPREQVEMQRVILLNQDAPEHTATRQIISRGFTPRSINELEDVMRERAAKIVQDAVARGTGNFVEEVAAELPLQAIADLIGVPQEDRRKLFDWSNQMLAADDPDYAGDPDVAAAEILGYAMGLAADRQVNPREDLITKLINAHKGERGLTDDEFGYFVILLTVAGNETTRNAITHGMDAFLDNPEQWELWKAERPATMIDEVVRWGTPVTVFQRTALEDVEIDGVTIRKGQRAAMFYASANFDEDVFEDPFRFDITRDPNPQLGFGGHGAHYCVGANLARQEIRLIFDALADHAPDISKLAAPVRLRHSWINGIKDLQVRYA
- a CDS encoding cytochrome P450; its protein translation is MSTTASAPPELPIGFDPTDPDVMREGMPHDELLALRRTAPVSWVEQPASARGGFPDHAGYWALSRHADVAAVSKDNANFSTRQNGVIIRFAPEMTKEEREQTGFLLINHDAPEHTKLRQIVSRAFTPRAIGALHDGLKVRARAIVEEALASGEGNFVEQVAAELPLQAIADLLGVPQEDRGKLFEWSNQMMAYDDPEVEGDQQVAFMEILAYSMALADERRKNPADDIITRLVTADVDGQGLSDDEFGFFLILLAVAGNETTRNAITWGMHAFMHDPAQWQLYRDQRPATAVDEIIRWATPVTVFQRTAINDVNVGGVDVAAGDRVGLLYASANFDEDVFEDPFRFDILRDPNPHQAFGGHGAHYCIGANLARLEVGLIFDAIADLAPDIRPLGEPSRLRSGWLNGVKELRVAYR